A region from the Flavobacteriales bacterium genome encodes:
- a CDS encoding NUDIX hydrolase yields MSVDQNIKIAVDAVVFSYEKNQLAVLLVKQKYGVYKDKWVLPGGLVLNKEPLKDAVRRELKEEAGISVDYMEQLYTYGDDVERDQRGRVISVAYMALVNPDGMKLEASTDAIEAKWFKIDNVPNLAFDHNQIVVDGLARLRNKIHYQPIGFDLLPTLFPFSALENLYKTISGRNIDRRNFRKKILSFEILEETNKVRQEGSGRPGKLFKFNKSKYDALVEHGFHFEIKYA; encoded by the coding sequence ATGAGTGTTGATCAAAACATTAAAATAGCAGTAGATGCTGTAGTTTTTAGCTATGAAAAGAATCAATTAGCTGTACTTTTAGTTAAGCAAAAATATGGAGTTTATAAGGATAAATGGGTGCTTCCAGGAGGTTTGGTTTTAAATAAAGAGCCTTTAAAAGATGCTGTAAGGAGAGAGTTGAAGGAAGAAGCAGGTATTTCTGTTGACTATATGGAGCAGTTATATACCTATGGGGATGATGTTGAAAGAGACCAAAGAGGGAGGGTTATATCTGTTGCATATATGGCTTTAGTCAATCCTGATGGAATGAAATTAGAAGCTTCTACAGATGCAATAGAAGCAAAATGGTTTAAAATTGATAATGTACCTAATCTTGCTTTTGATCATAATCAAATAGTTGTTGATGGTTTAGCACGTTTAAGAAATAAAATCCATTATCAGCCTATAGGATTCGATCTATTACCGACTTTATTTCCTTTTTCTGCATTAGAAAACCTCTATAAAACAATCTCTGGAAGAAATATTGATAGGCGAAATTTTCGTAAGAAGATATTGAGTTTTGAAATTTTAGAAGAAACCAATAAAGTTCGCCAAGAGGGGAGTGGTAGACCTGGTAAGCTTTTTAAGTTTAATAAGTCTAAGTATGATGCTTTAGTTGAGCATGGATTCCATTTTGAGATTAAATATGCGTAA
- a CDS encoding metallophosphoesterase: MNKTVVIGDVHGGLRALKQLLEQTNKNYKLNYIFLGDLVDGWSESAQTIEFLIQFSKKNRCIFIRGNHDEWCYQWLKTGEANSIWLQHGGESTVKSYEMIMDKSKHISFFEEMKDYFIDTENRLFIHAGFSSMHGPEKEIYKSNYSWDRTLWETAVALDSRIAYDSKQYPKRLKLFKEIYIGHTPTTELNSLEPINKANVWNIDTAAAFKGKLTMLDIDTKAFVQSDFVYQLYPKEKGRN, translated from the coding sequence ATAAATAAAACAGTTGTTATAGGAGATGTACATGGAGGTTTAAGAGCTTTGAAGCAATTATTAGAGCAGACAAACAAAAACTATAAATTGAATTATATTTTTTTGGGAGATTTAGTTGATGGGTGGAGTGAATCAGCTCAAACTATAGAGTTTTTAATTCAGTTTTCTAAAAAAAATCGATGCATTTTTATAAGAGGTAACCATGATGAGTGGTGTTACCAATGGCTCAAGACTGGTGAAGCTAACTCGATTTGGTTACAACATGGAGGAGAATCAACTGTAAAGAGTTATGAAATGATTATGGACAAGAGTAAGCATATCTCGTTTTTTGAAGAAATGAAAGATTATTTTATTGATACTGAAAATAGATTGTTTATTCATGCTGGTTTTTCATCAATGCATGGGCCTGAGAAAGAGATATATAAGAGTAATTACTCTTGGGATAGGACATTATGGGAGACGGCTGTAGCTTTAGATAGCAGAATAGCTTATGATTCAAAACAATACCCTAAACGTTTAAAACTTTTCAAAGAAATATATATAGGACATACTCCAACAACTGAGTTAAATAGTTTAGAGCCCATAAACAAAGCTAATGTTTGGAATATAGATACAGCAGCTGCATTTAAAGGGAAGTTAACTATGTTAGATATAGACACAAAAGCTTTTGTGCAAAGTGATTTTGTATATCAACTATATCCAAAAGAAAAAGGGAGGAATTAA
- the prs gene encoding ribose-phosphate diphosphokinase encodes MILNLTKTFNPYPTKKEILFESFTFSGGEPHLKIQTDLTDVESVMITQRVNSFNDFGLLLLAIDALKRADVEKIDVFIPYFPAARQDRLMVKGEALSVKVYTEILNNSGVNKVFVYDAHSEVTPALLNNCVNYNNHSFIANVMKELAGETLLISPDGGALKKIYKVASYLGEYEVVEASKSRDVKTGKLSGFQVYREDLEGRDCLVVDDICDGGGTFLGLAKELKKKNAGKLYLAVSHGIFSKGFDALSEYYSKIFVTNSFKEIDGERLIKQIKISKLL; translated from the coding sequence ATGATTTTGAATTTGACAAAAACATTTAATCCTTATCCAACAAAAAAAGAAATTCTTTTTGAATCCTTTACCTTTTCAGGTGGTGAGCCGCATCTAAAAATTCAGACAGATTTAACTGATGTAGAAAGTGTCATGATAACACAAAGAGTGAATTCATTCAATGATTTTGGTTTGTTGTTATTAGCTATTGATGCTTTAAAGAGAGCTGATGTAGAAAAAATAGATGTATTTATACCATATTTTCCAGCTGCTCGTCAAGACCGATTAATGGTAAAAGGGGAGGCTCTGTCTGTAAAAGTTTATACTGAAATTTTAAATAATTCTGGAGTGAATAAAGTATTTGTATATGATGCACATTCTGAAGTTACCCCAGCTTTATTGAACAATTGTGTTAATTACAATAACCATTCATTTATAGCCAATGTTATGAAAGAATTAGCAGGTGAAACACTGTTGATTTCACCAGATGGAGGTGCGTTAAAAAAGATTTATAAAGTGGCGAGTTATTTAGGAGAATATGAGGTTGTAGAAGCATCAAAATCTCGAGATGTAAAAACAGGAAAGTTATCAGGTTTTCAAGTTTATAGAGAAGATTTAGAGGGGAGAGATTGTTTAGTTGTAGATGATATTTGTGACGGTGGAGGAACTTTTTTAGGGTTAGCAAAAGAATTAAAAAAGAAAAATGCAGGTAAATTATATTTAGCAGTAAGTCATGGAATATTCAGCAAAGGCTTTGATGCTTTAAGTGAATATTACTCAAAAATATTTGTAACCAACTCATTTAAGGAAATTGATGGGGAGCGTTTAATCAAGCAGATAAAAATTAGTAAGTTGTTATGA
- a CDS encoding RNA 2'-phosphotransferase: MTEQEKKKISKFLSLVLRHKPEKIGLSLDHKGWAKVQELIDKSSFKIDIEALKEIVDTNNKQRFSFNDDFSLIRANQGHSIPVDLDLEELSPPAYLYHGTVEKYIGLIQRDGLKKMKRNHVHLSQDRETAEIVGARRGKPIILSIRSGEMSKNGFRFFKSKNGVWLTSEVPEKYISFKK, encoded by the coding sequence ATGACAGAACAAGAAAAAAAGAAAATAAGTAAGTTTTTAAGTTTAGTGTTAAGACATAAACCTGAAAAAATAGGACTAAGTTTAGACCATAAAGGTTGGGCTAAAGTTCAAGAATTAATAGATAAATCAAGTTTTAAGATTGATATAGAAGCATTAAAAGAGATAGTTGATACCAACAATAAACAGAGGTTTTCTTTTAATGATGATTTTTCATTAATTAGAGCAAATCAAGGCCACTCTATTCCCGTTGATTTAGACTTAGAGGAGTTAAGTCCTCCAGCGTATCTCTATCATGGTACAGTCGAAAAGTATATAGGGCTAATTCAAAGAGATGGATTAAAAAAAATGAAGAGAAATCATGTTCATTTAAGTCAAGATCGAGAAACAGCTGAAATTGTAGGGGCAAGAAGAGGAAAGCCAATTATTTTATCGATAAGATCTGGAGAAATGAGTAAAAATGGATTTCGATTCTTTAAATCTAAAAATGGAGTTTGGTTAACAAGTGAAGTGCCTGAGAAATATATTAGTTTTAAAAAATGA